Proteins from a genomic interval of Pirellulales bacterium:
- the recA gene encoding recombinase RecA, translating to MVKKEGSTTKPGRNAEKETPKSVLDSNAPLKIAVAQIEKQFGEGAIMPLGIEHGGQIQGISTGSLSLDLALGGSGVPKGRIIEIFGPESSGKTTLALHVVARAQRAGGIAAFIDAEHALDPSWAKKLGVELETLLVSQPGSGEEAMQITEMLIKSNAVDVIVIDSVAALVPQKELDGEIGDSHVGLQARLMSQALRKLTGAIAKSKTCVIFINQIREKIGVMFGSPETTPGGRALKFYSSCRIDVRRIGQLKEGEDVVGQRVKAKVVKNKVAPPFRVAEFDMMHSNGISYEGDVLDLAMAQKLVVRSGAWFRYGEVQLGQGREKTRTYMVENPAFVEELKQKIMSAGAVPPLASPGEAASDDAE from the coding sequence ATGGTCAAAAAAGAAGGTTCCACGACGAAGCCGGGGCGGAATGCCGAGAAAGAGACGCCCAAGTCGGTTCTGGATAGCAATGCCCCGCTGAAAATTGCCGTCGCCCAGATCGAAAAGCAGTTCGGTGAAGGGGCGATCATGCCCCTGGGCATTGAACATGGCGGACAGATTCAGGGCATTTCCACGGGCAGCCTGTCGCTGGACCTGGCCCTGGGGGGCTCAGGGGTGCCCAAGGGGCGCATCATCGAAATTTTCGGCCCGGAATCGAGCGGCAAGACGACCCTGGCCCTGCACGTGGTGGCCCGGGCCCAGCGCGCCGGTGGCATTGCGGCCTTTATCGACGCCGAGCACGCTTTGGACCCCAGTTGGGCGAAGAAGCTGGGCGTGGAGCTCGAGACGCTACTGGTGAGCCAGCCGGGAAGCGGCGAAGAGGCGATGCAGATTACCGAAATGCTGATCAAATCCAACGCCGTGGATGTGATCGTGATCGACTCCGTAGCGGCTCTGGTTCCGCAGAAGGAACTCGACGGGGAAATCGGCGATTCGCACGTCGGCCTGCAGGCCCGGCTGATGAGCCAGGCCCTGCGTAAGCTGACCGGGGCGATCGCTAAGAGCAAAACCTGCGTGATTTTTATCAATCAGATTCGCGAAAAAATTGGCGTCATGTTCGGCAGCCCCGAGACGACCCCCGGCGGCCGGGCGTTGAAGTTTTACAGCTCGTGCCGGATCGACGTCCGCCGCATTGGGCAGTTGAAGGAAGGCGAGGACGTCGTCGGCCAGCGGGTGAAGGCCAAGGTAGTGAAAAACAAGGTCGCTCCGCCATTTCGCGTGGCAGAGTTTGATATGATGCATTCTAACGGCATCAGCTACGAAGGGGACGTCCTGGACTTGGCCATGGCCCAGAAATTGGTCGTTCGCTCGGGAGCCTGGTTCCGTTACGGCGAGGTGCAATTGGGCCAGGGACGCGAGAAGACGCGAACCTACATGGTCGAGAATCCCGCCTTCGTCGAGGAGCTGAAGCAGAAGATCATGTCGGCCGGGGCCGTGCCCCCCTTGGCAAGTCCTGGGGAAGCAGCCAGCGACGACGCCGAATAA
- the thpR gene encoding RNA 2',3'-cyclic phosphodiesterase — MQNSVRTFIAVEISSEVRSRAARLISQLEATGANVRWVKPEQMHLTLKFLGDVDMREIPEICAAVSQATADVPPFSLRMAGAGAFPNLSQPRTIWLGADDGVDEIQDLHQRLDQSLAKLGFRPEPRRFRPHLTIGRVRNADRGMAEMARLLEEHANFVAGVIDVDEVVTFSSELERAGPNHETLATAELGGS; from the coding sequence ATGCAAAACAGCGTGCGGACCTTCATCGCCGTCGAAATATCGTCCGAGGTGCGTTCACGCGCCGCGCGGCTGATCAGCCAGCTCGAGGCGACCGGCGCCAATGTGCGCTGGGTGAAGCCTGAGCAGATGCACCTGACGCTGAAATTTCTGGGGGACGTCGACATGCGCGAGATCCCCGAAATTTGCGCGGCGGTGTCGCAGGCCACAGCCGATGTGCCGCCGTTTTCGCTGCGGATGGCCGGCGCCGGGGCGTTTCCCAATTTGTCGCAGCCACGCACGATCTGGCTGGGTGCGGACGACGGAGTCGACGAGATCCAGGATCTGCATCAACGGCTGGACCAGTCGCTGGCCAAGCTCGGCTTTCGCCCCGAGCCGCGGCGCTTTCGCCCGCATCTGACCATCGGGCGGGTGCGAAACGCCGATCGCGGTATGGCCGAGATGGCGCGGCTGCTCGAAGAGCACGCGAATTTCGTGGCCGGCGTTATCGACGTCGACGAGGTTGTGACCTTTTCGAGCGAGCTGGAGCGAGCCGGACCGAATCACGAGACGCTTGCCACGGCCGAACTGGGCGGGTCCTAA
- a CDS encoding trypsin-like peptidase domain-containing protein, translated as MSGARASLHRAILFGLCAAVFSASALALPARALAADEPSGLAAAVALEEVLIAAIARSEKSVVSIARVADKGNGLADTQPNFFGRQGLGQQQQGPNDPEFVPTAFATGVIVGKGLVLTNHHALALDEKSHFYVATVSRKVYRAEVKGASPYSDLAILEVKEPPPDDDFVPITFGDGTKLRKGQIVIALGNPYAIARDGQASASWGIVANLQRKSPPIVGDNGAPSRPTLQHFGSLIQTDAKLNLGTSGGALLNLQGEMIGLTTSLAAVAGYEQAAGYAIPVDEAFRETVDRLKVGEERTHGLLGITFRRDEGMPGNGVRVDMIYAAGPARQADIRPNDVIKSVNDQPIRDGDDLMLNIGRLPAGSPARITLERGGRIFPRRVTLAKFPVQGNIVVTKPAPAWRGLSVDYATGMIEYQSRVNSGDAPADPCVIVRDVTEGSPAWEAGLRRLMLVSHVGGVRVETPEEFAKAVADKDGDVTLRLAAAPGKTDMVTVHPQP; from the coding sequence ATGAGCGGAGCGCGGGCAAGTTTGCACCGAGCCATCTTGTTTGGTCTATGTGCGGCTGTTTTTTCTGCGAGTGCGCTGGCCCTGCCGGCACGCGCGTTGGCGGCGGACGAGCCCTCGGGGCTGGCCGCCGCGGTGGCGCTGGAAGAGGTCCTGATCGCGGCCATCGCGCGCAGCGAGAAGTCGGTCGTCAGCATCGCCCGGGTAGCCGACAAGGGGAACGGGCTGGCCGACACGCAGCCGAACTTCTTCGGCCGGCAAGGGCTGGGACAACAGCAGCAAGGTCCCAACGATCCGGAGTTCGTTCCCACGGCGTTTGCCACGGGTGTGATCGTCGGCAAAGGCCTGGTGCTGACGAATCATCACGCGCTTGCGCTGGATGAGAAAAGCCATTTCTATGTGGCCACGGTTTCACGCAAGGTCTATCGGGCCGAAGTGAAAGGGGCCTCGCCCTACAGCGATCTGGCGATTCTGGAAGTCAAAGAGCCCCCGCCGGATGACGATTTCGTGCCGATCACGTTTGGCGACGGGACGAAGCTGCGCAAAGGTCAAATCGTGATCGCGCTTGGGAATCCATACGCGATTGCCCGCGACGGTCAGGCCAGCGCCAGTTGGGGCATCGTCGCGAATCTGCAGCGCAAAAGTCCGCCGATCGTAGGCGACAACGGCGCGCCCAGTCGGCCGACGCTGCAGCATTTCGGCTCGCTGATTCAGACAGACGCGAAGCTGAACCTGGGGACTAGCGGCGGCGCACTCTTGAATCTGCAAGGCGAGATGATCGGGCTGACCACGTCGCTGGCGGCCGTGGCCGGCTATGAGCAGGCGGCCGGTTACGCCATTCCGGTCGACGAAGCCTTTCGCGAAACCGTCGATCGATTGAAGGTCGGCGAAGAACGGACGCATGGGCTGCTCGGGATCACGTTCCGGCGTGACGAGGGAATGCCGGGTAATGGCGTTCGCGTCGACATGATCTATGCGGCGGGCCCGGCCCGGCAAGCCGACATTCGCCCCAACGACGTCATCAAGAGCGTCAACGATCAGCCCATTCGGGACGGCGATGATCTGATGTTGAACATCGGCCGATTGCCGGCCGGCAGCCCGGCGCGCATCACGCTCGAGCGCGGCGGCCGGATTTTTCCGCGGCGCGTGACGCTGGCCAAATTTCCGGTGCAGGGGAACATCGTCGTCACGAAGCCGGCTCCGGCCTGGCGCGGACTCTCGGTCGATTACGCCACGGGCATGATCGAATATCAATCGCGAGTAAACTCAGGCGACGCGCCGGCCGACCCCTGTGTGATCGTGCGCGATGTGACCGAAGGGAGCCCAGCCTGGGAGGCTGGCCTACGGCGTTTGATGCTGGTGAGCCATGTAGGCGGTGTGCGGGTCGAAACGCCGGAAGAATTCGCCAAGGCTGTCGCCGACAAGGATGGGGACGTGACGCTACGTCTGGCCGCCGCCCCCGGCAAGACCGACATGGTCACGGTGCATCCGCAGCCGTAG
- a CDS encoding PfkB family carbohydrate kinase has protein sequence MSLLVWGSVALDSVETPTAKRDNVLGGSAVFFSYAASYFTPASLVADVGDDWPAEHTTLLESRGVDTRGLNVLTGEKTFRWSGKYMPNMNDRETLEVHLNVLGKFDPVMPEEYRRSRFVFLGNGSPVIQRKVLECVPDAELVVADTMDLWINIQRDELLDLFKRIDGLVLNDSEARLLTGEENLVRAGHAVRALGPKFVVVKKGEHGAMFFGENETYVMPAYPTPDVIDPTGAGDSFAGGMMGYLAEQKKFDPETLKTALAYGTLVASFTVEDFSLERMKKIERADLERRMTEYRQMLSF, from the coding sequence ATGTCTTTATTGGTGTGGGGATCGGTGGCGCTGGATAGCGTCGAAACGCCGACGGCGAAGCGCGATAACGTATTGGGCGGATCGGCCGTTTTCTTTTCGTATGCGGCCAGCTATTTCACGCCGGCCAGCCTGGTGGCCGATGTCGGCGACGATTGGCCGGCCGAGCACACGACGCTGCTCGAATCGCGCGGCGTCGATACACGCGGCTTGAACGTTCTGACCGGCGAGAAAACGTTTCGCTGGAGCGGCAAGTACATGCCCAACATGAACGACCGCGAGACGCTGGAAGTTCACCTCAACGTGCTGGGCAAGTTCGACCCGGTCATGCCTGAGGAGTATCGCCGCTCGCGATTCGTGTTCCTGGGGAATGGCTCGCCGGTCATCCAGCGCAAGGTGCTGGAATGCGTGCCCGATGCCGAGCTGGTCGTGGCGGACACGATGGACCTGTGGATCAATATTCAGCGAGACGAGCTGTTGGACCTGTTCAAGCGGATCGACGGACTGGTGCTGAACGATAGCGAAGCTCGGCTGTTAACCGGCGAAGAGAACCTGGTCCGCGCCGGTCACGCGGTGCGGGCGCTGGGGCCGAAGTTCGTAGTTGTGAAGAAGGGGGAGCATGGGGCAATGTTCTTTGGCGAGAACGAAACCTACGTTATGCCTGCCTATCCCACGCCGGACGTGATCGACCCCACCGGCGCCGGCGACAGCTTCGCCGGAGGCATGATGGGCTACCTGGCTGAGCAGAAGAAATTCGACCCCGAGACGCTAAAGACGGCCCTGGCGTACGGCACGCTGGTGGCCAGCTTCACGGTCGAAGATTTCAGCCTCGAGCGGATGAAGAAGATCGAACGGGCCGATTTGGAACGCCGCATGACGGAATATCGGCAGATGCTCAGTTTCTAG
- a CDS encoding alpha/beta hydrolase: MHSHCLNTYQSKRRWLATAIALILVATALDSRALCADEPDVDYETDVVYGKGGDEELKLDIASPKGLDHPVPALVFIHGGGWRAGNRQDLTGLIKQAAARGYVAATISYRFAPKYLFPAQVEDAKCAVRYLRSVAKERHIDPDKIGAIGMSAGAHLAMMLGTMGTSDGLEGEGGNSDRPSQVQAVVSFVGPCNLVGEFPEMSTQILAGFVGGRPSEKIEVCKQASPITYVSKGDSPMLLFFGTRDPLIPTDQAYQMTTALTNAGVPARVELIIGAGHGWVGKEMKHSIEETFDHFDRYLKGS, translated from the coding sequence ATGCACTCGCACTGCCTCAATACCTATCAATCCAAACGTCGCTGGCTGGCCACGGCCATCGCGCTGATTCTTGTAGCTACGGCGTTAGATTCGCGGGCCCTGTGCGCTGACGAGCCGGACGTCGACTACGAAACCGACGTCGTGTACGGCAAAGGGGGCGATGAAGAATTGAAGCTCGATATCGCCAGCCCGAAGGGGCTCGATCATCCGGTGCCGGCGCTGGTGTTCATTCACGGCGGTGGCTGGCGGGCCGGCAACCGACAGGATCTGACCGGGCTGATCAAACAGGCCGCGGCGCGCGGCTATGTGGCGGCCACGATCAGCTACCGCTTCGCGCCGAAGTATTTGTTCCCTGCGCAGGTCGAAGACGCCAAGTGCGCGGTGCGTTATCTGCGCAGCGTCGCCAAGGAACGGCATATCGATCCCGACAAGATCGGCGCCATCGGCATGTCGGCCGGCGCACATCTGGCCATGATGCTGGGAACGATGGGAACCAGCGATGGACTGGAAGGCGAAGGGGGCAACTCGGATCGTCCCAGCCAAGTGCAGGCGGTTGTGAGCTTTGTCGGGCCCTGCAACCTGGTGGGCGAGTTCCCCGAGATGTCTACGCAGATTCTGGCCGGCTTCGTCGGCGGCCGACCCAGCGAAAAGATCGAAGTCTGCAAACAGGCCTCGCCGATCACGTATGTTTCGAAGGGGGATTCCCCGATGCTGCTTTTCTTCGGCACTCGCGATCCGTTGATCCCCACGGACCAGGCGTATCAGATGACCACGGCGCTAACGAACGCCGGCGTCCCGGCACGCGTCGAACTGATCATCGGCGCAGGCCACGGCTGGGTGGGCAAAGAGATGAAGCATTCGATCGAAGAGACCTTCGACCATTTCGATCGCTATCTGAAGGGATCGTGA